tattgagtagttacgtgtaaATTTGCTAAGAAAAGTGTAGCAACACTCGagagttatttttatatcattaaagtaaaatttgtcttttagccgatgctatttaaatgataaaaattgagtaatttaagtagcttatttttatattttaaaaataaattttaaatcataaatttgtgagagattcaaaattatattcatgttaCCTGGAGGTGTTAGAAGGTGAAGTTATAGTCAAACCTGGTTTAAAGGCCATTAGTTTTAAGTGACGTGGAATTGTTACAGAATACACAACTTGGTTTAATAGGTCACCTGCACTAAGCCGTGAATTTTTCCATTTCCCTTGCCTGGCCtcttaatacaggtttgactcAACATATAtgtctaattaaatattcatttgtggATTTGTGATAGTTATTTTGAGCTTCGGCATCATTTTTGTTGATGTATATTGATAAATTGAGAAACtgttttttagttaatattttttgaaaaattaattaatacccAAAACAGACAGACATACTTTGTGCATAGACATTAGGTGTAAATCCCTAACAAATCCCGTGAAAAAGTGATCTCCATATCCCATAAgataaggttaatagaaatacaaggttataccataatgcgcgtgtacgactgatattCGACTTCCACcccgcttttaatattgacgtcatagtgtatgtaTGAGTGGtagcgtgttttgtcaaaatctatttttattcccagcagtcggtacgatacattaaattgaaaattctagcaatagtgacgtcataaactatAAGTGGTTTgaatgttttgtcaaaatttgcctgtcttgcccagtagttggtacaatacatcagatagAACATTCTAGCAAgctcgattacatgatggtctaaccttgtatttctattaaccttgccatAAGCGAACCCCTAGTAGATATATTTGTCTCTATTATATATTACCTTTATAGTATCATGAAGATATCGACCTGTTTTAGTGATAGTTGTGCCACAAACCCCTTCGGCATAGGGAATTATTTCTGTTTTTGGTTTTGAGGCTTCTGAGACACTCACCATATATTGAAGATCCCAAAAGAATGAAATAGCGtgaagattaaaattttctacaaGGATTTGAACACAAGGAAAGGCTAATGGTGAATaatcatctataaaataaaaatattgttaattaagtaattaattaaagaacCCTGGCTAATATAAACTGGAGTAATCAATTCCTACCATCAATGGGAGAAGATAAATATTCTTGAAGCATATGCCCAATACTAAGACAAACACGAGGGTGTTGAAAGGCAAAAGGTATGTCATTGGATTCAGGCAGGTTATCCCAAAGCAAACAACTCGAGGCCATTCGCCCAATTTCTGGCCAGAGAATGTCATGATAATACTCTGCCATGTGAACACGGACATATTTACAAATGGTTGACCCGGATTTTGTGGATTTTATTACTCCTTCATTCAAAAGACCCGGTACCTGTGAGTGTGAAAGGATTTTCAGAGAAGATCCATGCATAATATGAAATGGATATACCTTGCAAAgatgtgaaaataaattattaaggaaTATTTCTTCAGTTGCAATGTAATTATCGAGATAGGCTTGATGATTAAGGCCGTCCTTAATACCCGGATTTTTAATCCTTCCGCCATTTTGACTAAAGTAGTCCGAGGTAGGGGATCCAACATCATCTTCCATCATGTTCTTACGAATCCTTTGTTTTGGCTAGAGAAAGAGAGATAATTAGTCACAGGAACTGATATTTTGTACACATATTGTGGTATACGGGCTTAAACTTCGTTGTGCAGGGCTGTAGGAACTGGGGGAAGGGCTCACacgaaaattcaattatattggtttttaattatttatatcctaacttggccaaaaaaaataaatgccttCAACCAACCAACCTTCAATGTTTTTAggttaaattaacattaaatttgaatGGTTGAATGGAAAGTAAGTTGAAGGAAGTAACTAAGATGAGTAGAGTATAAAACTCTTcaagatatcaaaaatatatttttttcaaaattttgttcaatcCTTCATCCTCAAGTTGGGCCCCAAAGATATACCTCACGAAACATTGAAAATCATTGATTTCTTTTGGTTGTACACTGATTAAAGGCTCAAATTCATGCTCCTCATCCCAAAAAACGTAcaatttgataccaaaattaTACTTCTATTAAAAGTATGACCTCTAAAATCAGTGATACACGTTTTCAATGTGTGAGCGCCATCTATTGGTTAAGATGTTAAAAATGGCCATAGCTTGATTACCAGTTCACcgactttaaaattattttttaagtggtcatatttaatgatactcTATGCAACAACGTAGTTGAAATGAATTTTCACCATGGTAGGACCACAATTATTGTTtgcaaatttgttgaaatataatggaactaGGCTACAGTTATGAATTATATGAATATGCAATAGGCTATGTAATATACTGTAATTAATTTGATCTACAAGGTCAAATTCGAGGTCATCATAAAAATTCCTGGTCATAAAAAgggatattatatacaaaaagttcGATACAATATTAATTAGATTTAGAGTTTCTTGGTAAAAATCTACATGTTTACAAAgtttaatacaattttgatgTATTCGTTGGTTGAATAATTACCCTTGTATGCCTTTGGGGATTTGGTAAGGAATGGTCCAAATAaaagtcttgtttttttttttcaaaaaattttttaagcGTAGAAATTTCTCAAATTGTCGCTCCTTGAAACAAAGAGAAGGGAACCAGGGCTCCCTGCCAGGCTaccattatttatgtacatattatatattgcaTCAGGGGCGTACGCAGGGGGCTATAGCGAACTTATGTGTAATTACGTTAAAttgcaatataaattattataaatgggAGTCCCCAAAAGTTATGGTATAAAACTTACCTCATAGTGCGTTTCATTTTGTAGAACCCGTATTGGAACTTGAAGCCAGTCATACTCCTCAGACACATGGTTGACTTTACTGGGATCCAGCCCAATTGTGATACTCCTACTGATTTCCTTTGCACCTTTCCACGTTCGCTCTGAGGCTACGATTTGTAGGATTTTGCTTACAGTAACAGGACGAATGATGGTGGGTCTACAATTTTCAAAGCTATGCTTATCTTCATGGAGATGATAATGGAGAATATGGGAGGACTCGGGCTGTAGAAGTTTGTTAAAAGTGTCGACGGATTGTAGGGCGTAGATCCAATCATCTGAGTTTGTTCGATTAGAAACCATTCGGATTTGTATGAGGACATATTTGTGGAGCAAATGGTAGCATGACCATCGACTCTTTTCTAATTTGGAGATCATGTGCTTGGCACGAAAGAAAACCGTCTTGCGAATAGATTTTTCCTAAAAAGATGAGTAAGTTGGCTGAGTAGGACTATGTATAAAAAGACGGCTGACTAATGAGTAAATCCATGTCTAATTCACACAACTTGGGAACAAAGTATCTTTGGACTTATTTTGGTAAGGGCttgcataatatatatagatatagacATGGGAAAATTGCCTAAATCCTTGTAAGtgcatatttaaaagaaatgcatATGTTGGCAACATTGATAGACGCCATAGAGAGCTTTAAAAACTATAGTCCTCTTTTCTCGCTAATACGTatgcattttgaaaatatagcgaaatatttaaaaatatttttaatatttaataaagttgtaAACCAGTTGACATTAGACAAGCtcgagattttttttgttgcaaccTGAACActgttatatattttccatagtttgcattatttttgaagagatatcatataagtataaagtaattactcgTGTGttaaagacgaagagtaacactgaggactTGTTATAGAGTAAGTCCTTGGCGGACTCGGAGAAGAATTGcagatcaacatcggagtaattcaagCCTATGcagttttggaatatttttagaaaacaatttcaaaaatataaagttgtttggaaaatatcaaatttttggaaaaaaaaataattaaaaaatctgctgctatttacaaaaaattaaattttttagaatttttttttgataacttaaattttctagcaaaaagaaagaatccttaatttggagggggcTATAACtccaggtcatattttctacaactttacatatatatatatatgttttattcctgtcattttcttatttgtagACATAAGCAtaccggcaggtcatattttctacaactttacatatctatatatgttttattcctgtcattttcttatttgtagACATAATTTTAGGACGGAAGGAAAACTGAAAATGCTCATATTTTGGCAAAGAGTGAttacaaaaagatgaaaatgacctcatttcatcatttattaatgCAGAAGTAAGTATTGAGTTTATAATCAAGGATACTTGGTTCACAAATATGGTTAAATCCGGTGGATTTGACATAGATTCACCCTAATGCAATCCTTACATTCTTCACATTGGAAATAAACTTTGACGAGACAGAGTCCAATTTCTCCTGGATAGGCTCAAACTCAAATGCGATTTGAGTAAAATCCCGATCATTATTGTCCTTCAATTTCCCTTCATGAGAGGATAAAGAGATGATGTCGGATTCAATTCGTGATTTGAGGATAATTAGATCCTCCAATTGAGATTGTAGTTTAACGAGGAATTTGTTCACTACACTCAGGTACTTTTTGCTTTCTTTATACAGCTCTGTACTCTCCGAATTCATTGTGGagtggaagaagaagaaggtgcctTGGGGGCTTGGATCCCCTGGATTCAAAAGAGAGTTTTAAAttggttatgtattttttaaatatacctgaaatgaataataatattaatggtaAGTATTTAAACTCCATAAAGGCATAAGTAGACTCTCAATAAATGACTTTGGCAATATTTGAAGCCTCTCAAACTATTTTTGCAATGATATAgttcattttaatacaaagaaaattatatttttgggttgaAATTGCCCATTGATATGCCTTCTGCTCTACCGCCCCAAATATGAtgctatgagtcaaaaattataCCTAATATATTCTTTAGTACCTGTGAGAGTTTGGGAACGGCGTTACctccctaacacaaaaatatcacTTGTTGTTGATCTATAAACGGAGTAATGAGTTATATTTAAAGAAGGTgtgaagagaaaaataagtatatcgattagaaaaggaaaatgatTGAGGCGCGTGCTCTTTCTTcccttttgttcattatttaatagttccTGGGgctgttaacatctccctctaaaagaaaaattctcaCCTATCTCTTATgtaagttgatttaaaaatgaatttagaaataattatgacattttCCCCCAGTACTACTGTTATTACAAATGATGAAGGTTCTCCTTTatatagcagtaatttattCCCCCCCCCACAAAATCGTATAACAGCCAGTTGATATTAAAAGttcttaatttagtaataccaTGTATCTCCCTCCTGCCTACTCCTCGTGCTCTTAAAGAAGTCCCATCTCTGGTTATACTATACATAttctccgtttccaaaaggacaggaatacaattacTTTTGATCCcttgtagtaaaattattgttcattttatcATATCTATGAAGTAATTTTGCCTATCATATACATTCATACTGGGTCGTGCGAAATGGATGTACCACTAATCAACGTGAGCAAACTTTTGCTCCTCCTGAGCCTCAATTAAGTAAGACGTGATAGATTATTTAGCATACCATGAATGCcagatattattgataaattttaccTCCATTGCTCTCAATGACGGCCTTCAAGGGCCCACGGAAGGTGGAACACACTCCGGCAATGTAGTTCCTTCTCATGAGCTTTCACTCCTTCTTCACAGAGGACTTCAGGTCGATGACATTACTGTGGCGTGATCTGCAGGCCTTGTACTCGACTTGCCCCAAGATAGagtaatccaaaggattcagaTCGGGGCTCTGGCGAGGTCAGAAGTtcttggaacaaaatttcatctTCTCTTCCATCCAGGATTGCATAACACTGGCTGTGTGGGCGGGTGCCCTTTCCTGCTGGAAGATGTAAGACACCTAGCCTGACTTCTTGGTGATCTTGAGGACCTAATGGAGTACCATGGTCTTTAAGCTCTTTGAGTAGTTGGCAAGGCTTCCTACGTCTTCTAGCGGGATGGGGAACCCACCAACCCGTCTTGGACACGTGGTGGAGGTCGTCAGAAGTGTCTTCAAAGCATACAACCCGATTGTTCTACTTGTTAAAAATAGGTTCGacagtgaatgtttttttaatccgAGAAGAAGATCAAACGGTTGCTATGATGCTTCAGGTCGTTTAGAAGGCATTTGGCCCGCTCTAAATGGACATCTTTTTGCACTTGAGTCATTAATGGTCTTTCCACGTACCTCTTGGACATTTTTCCAACGGGCTTGATCGCCCTGGATACGGTGGAGGGAACCACttacttattttatgaaaatttggcCATGGACATGGTGGGTTTGGCCTCAAACGCTTTCTTGGCGACTTTTGGGTTAGTTTGGCCGGGCTTACACTACTGAGCTTGGTTTTAAGGTTTTTTCCATCTTTCATGAGCGTTCTGACCGCGTAGACGGTGTGACTCTCGATCCAAACAATGTTGACAATTTCAGGTGTACTGTGGTAGGCGCAAATCAAAGCAGCAAccttccatttttgtttacagAAATGATAGAGGCGATTGCAATAGCTCATTTGAAAGCTTAAAAAAACAGCTGCCGCTTGAAACATCGGAAATTTACGAAATACGCACGACCCAGTACATAAATGTTTAGCTAggcatataataaaatattactaagaaatgatataatacggtataaaatatatagtatgtaggactttaatattatgaatatatacatataaaatgtgtgtaatttatttaaaaattggggAGAGATAATATGACAATAGACAATCTGGGCGTACCtaagagataaataaaagtatttatgattgacttatttggataACTACAAGATGATTACGggcctttttctatttctttttggaggaaatatTGCGTTATGCAATAATCATAACGACGTGTGGGACGTGGGCAGAGACTTGCAAATCAACATGACATGGAATCGAGTCAACCTGTCAAATACTTGCAAATGAacttgatcacacaatcaaagactcaagGCTTGATTTGGACTCTTAAAGCTAAGACTCCAACGtcataagaatatattttatattctgaaGACTTCAAGTgacttgatgaaaatatttaaagactcGAACTGGactcaatgatttaaaaatattcaaggatttgTGAGCAAAGTCTTGAGACTACATTTCTAATTGCAGTATGAGGAATTAAAATCCACCAGGGtaaaaatattgtgcacctTGTTTTGATCAATTTAAGAGGTCTTCCTTAGCCCCTTGAGATAAGCCCGGGGTTAGGAGAAAATATTTGTTGGTCCTACCAAGAAATTAACTGCAAAAactataaatgttatttaatcaGTCTGTCTCTGGGCTTCAGGTTAGGTTATCCCTTGCATTGACATGACCTTGCTAACATGTACTCAATGATTTGGGGTTCCCTAAGATaatgttccttcttttttctacaTACAT
The Lepeophtheirus salmonis chromosome 10, UVic_Lsal_1.4, whole genome shotgun sequence DNA segment above includes these coding regions:
- the LOC121125144 gene encoding uncharacterized protein: MNSESTELYKESKKYLSVVNKFLVKLQSQLEDLIILKSRIESDIISLSSHEGKLKDNNDRDFTQIAFEFEPIQEKLDSVSSKFISNVKNEKSIRKTVFFRAKHMISKLEKSRWSCYHLLHKYVLIQIRMVSNRTNSDDWIYALQSVDTFNKLLQPESSHILHYHLHEDKHSFENCRPTIIRPVTVSKILQIVASERTWKGAKEISRSITIGLDPSKVNHVSEEYDWLQVPIRVLQNETHYEPKQRIRKNMMEDDVGSPTSDYFSQNGGRIKNPGIKDGLNHQAYLDNYIATEEIFLNNLFSHLCKVPGLLNEGVIKSTKSGSTICKYVRVHMAEYYHDILWPEIGRMASSCLLWDNLPESNDIPFAFQHPRVCLSIGHMLQEYLSSPIDDDYSPLAFPCVQILVENFNLHAISFFWDLQYMVSVSEASKPKTEIIPYAEGVCGTTITKTGRYLHDTIKILSSCNNRCNPDVLRNFVEHGTHDPEDISFLEELHVLRRLQATLFCIRNWACQKGEAALRAWQFKDFLMTTQNDILNAQAACQNLFLLDHKHLQNSKSFNITLFIHVQDILRKDIMECIQTIKNLPIHFQGEMTRVCRTICLATLQNIFPSSSFWKKSISSTPKTKCDYVEEFIERVLGPVFSAVEDLNEDVQQTICRISIKTFCDSWLEHIKMSKVKFSEWGARQLKLDFIGLRTWIDDNPYIKEDTRRYLLLLDSLRQCEGVAKLLITKQGELVDVKPHKNKVIPLGNCIFKCFYFIIGYTKKSNPNYI